The following coding sequences lie in one Capsicum annuum cultivar UCD-10X-F1 chromosome 5, UCD10Xv1.1, whole genome shotgun sequence genomic window:
- the LOC107870623 gene encoding glycerol-3-phosphate acyltransferase RAM2 produces the protein MAITTFPIVDKCASIGREKDTVVADMDGTLLRGRSSFPYFALVAFEVGGVLRLLFLLLASPFAGLLYYCVSESAGIQVLIFVTFAGMKVSDIESVAHAVLPKFYSGDVHPESWKVFSSCGKRYVLTANPRVMVEAFLKDFLGADMVLGTEIETYKDRATGFVKKPGVLVGKNKADALKKAFGEAKPEIGLGDRHTDFPFLALCKEAYIVPPKPEVKAVTAIKLPKPIIFHDGRLVLKPTPIMALLIILWIPIGFILACLRIAAGSLLPMPIVYYAFWALGVRVIIKGNPPPPVNKSDNKSGVLFICSHRTLLDPIFLSTALGRPIPAVTYSVSRLSEIISPIKTVRLNRDRALDASMIKKLLQEGDLAICPEGTTCREPFLLRFSALFAELTDEFVPVAMVNKMSMFHGTTARGWKGMDPFYFFMNPSPAYEVTFLNKLPYELTCNSGKSSHEVANYIQRVIAATLSYECTTFTRKDKYRALAGNDGTVVEKPKIKKGIMGC, from the exons ATGGCGATAACAACGTTTCCAATAGTGGACAAATGTGCATCCATAGGGCGCGAAAAGGACACAGTGGTTGCGGACATGGATGGAACTTTGCTTCGTGGTCGAAGCTCTTTCCCTTATTTTGCCTTAGTTGCTTTTGAAGTCGGAGGGGTTTTAAGGTTACTTTTTCTTCTCTTGGCTTCACCATTTGCTGGCCTGCTTTACTATTGCGTCTCGGAGTCTGCAGGAATCCAAGTCCTTATTTTCGTGACATTTGCAGGGATGAAGGTTTCTGATATAGAATCAGTAGCACATGCAGTGCTACCGAAATTCTATTCAGGGGATGTTCATCCGGAGTCCTGGAAAGTGTTCTCTTCGTGTGGGAAACGTTACGTTTTGACGGCAAATCCGAGGGTTATGGTGGAAGCattcttgaaggatttcttggGAGCTGATATGGTTTTAGGGACTGAGATTGAAACTTATAAAGATAGGGCTACTGGTTTTGTTAAGAAGCCAGGAGTGCTTGTTGGGAAGAACAAGGCTGATGCTCTTAAAAAGGCATTTGGAGAGGCGAAACCTGAGATTGGTTTGGGTGATCGTCATACTGATTTTCCTTTCTTGGCTTTGTGCAAG GAGGCTTACATTGTACCACCTAAACCAGAAGTTAAGGCTGTAACCGCAATCAAACTTCCCAAGCCCATCATCTTCCACGATGGCCGATTGGTCCTAAAGCCAACACCTATCATGGCATTGCTTATCATTCTATGGATCCCCATTGGTTTCATCCTCGCTTGCTTGCGTATTGCTGCTGGTTCACTCCTCCCTATGCCCATTGTCTACTATGCATTTTGGGCGCTAGGCGTCCGTGTAATCATTAAGGGTAACCCTCCACCTCCTGTCAATAAATCCGATAACAAATCTGGTGTCCTCTTTATTTGCTCTCACAGGACTCTTCTTGACCCAATCTTCCTCTCGACTGCCCTTGGACGACCTATTCCAGCTGTTACATACTCTGTTTCACGACTTTCAGAGATCATTTCACCTATTAAAACAGTTAGACTGAATCGTGATCGAGCTCTAGATGCCTCCATGATCAAGAAGCTCCTACAAGAAGGTGACCTAGCAATATGCCCGGAGGGGACTACATGTAGGGAACCGTTTCTTCTTAGGTTCTCGGCCTTATTTGCTGAGTTGACCGATGAGTTTGTGCCTGTGGCCATGGTGAATAAGATGAGCATGTTTCACGGTACAACGGCTAGAGGGTGGAAAGGGATGGACCCATTTTACTTCTTCATGAACCCTAGCCCAGCTTATGAAGTTACATTCTTGAATAAGTTACCTTATGAGCTAACTTGCAACTCCGGGAAATCAAGTCATGAAGTGGCTAACTACATACAAAGGGTCATTGCTGCAACTCTTTCTTATGAATGCACTACTTTTACGAGGAAGGATAAGTATCGTGCACTTGCTGGAAATGATGGCACTGTTGTGGAGAAGCCTAAGATCAAAAAGGGAATAATGGGATGCTAA